Proteins from a single region of Nakamurella alba:
- a CDS encoding alpha/beta hydrolase translates to MAQHVADALAKGYAFATETTLEGIRAGYDRCMAADLPPGVSAEPAEVAGVPGTWFRPAGAGTDDVVLFLHGGGYFAGSSRSHGALAAHIADAAGLATFAADYRLAPEHPFPAAVDDAVAVLAALGSSSSGKVFVVGDSAGGGLTMATLLATRDRGLALPAAAATMSAWLDLRLVHPDIDEKAAIDPVVSRAGLEFNTSMYLGGQPATDPLASPLLGDPTGLPPLHMQVGTEEVLHQDTVQFADKVRAAGGEVTVEIEDGMPHVHQILIADLPEAKDSVGRIGKFLRAHS, encoded by the coding sequence GTGGCACAGCACGTTGCAGACGCACTCGCGAAGGGCTATGCCTTCGCCACGGAGACCACGCTGGAGGGGATCCGCGCCGGCTACGACCGTTGCATGGCCGCCGATCTCCCGCCGGGTGTCTCCGCCGAGCCGGCCGAGGTCGCCGGGGTCCCCGGCACCTGGTTCCGTCCCGCAGGGGCGGGCACCGACGACGTGGTGCTGTTCCTGCACGGCGGTGGGTACTTCGCCGGGTCCAGCCGGAGCCACGGCGCACTCGCGGCCCACATCGCCGACGCGGCAGGCCTCGCGACCTTCGCCGCCGACTACCGACTCGCCCCCGAGCACCCCTTCCCGGCCGCCGTCGACGACGCGGTGGCGGTGCTCGCCGCGCTCGGATCCTCCAGCAGCGGCAAGGTTTTCGTGGTCGGCGACTCCGCCGGCGGCGGCCTGACCATGGCCACCCTGCTGGCCACCCGGGACCGCGGCCTGGCCCTGCCGGCCGCGGCCGCCACCATGTCGGCCTGGCTCGACCTGCGGCTGGTGCACCCGGACATCGACGAGAAGGCAGCGATCGACCCGGTGGTGTCGCGGGCCGGCCTGGAGTTCAACACCTCGATGTACCTCGGCGGGCAGCCGGCCACCGATCCGCTGGCGTCCCCGCTGCTCGGCGACCCGACGGGCCTGCCGCCGCTCCACATGCAGGTCGGCACCGAGGAGGTGCTGCACCAGGACACCGTGCAGTTCGCGGACAAGGTGCGCGCGGCCGGCGGCGAGGTGACCGTCGAGATCGAGGACGGGATGCCGCACGTGCACCAGATCCTGATCGCCGACCTGCCGGAGGCCAAGGACTCGGTCGGCCGGATCGGCAAGTTCTTGCGCGCCCACAGCTGA
- a CDS encoding flavin-containing monooxygenase, which yields MNDPQPSAGAALDLDVLVIGAGIAGIYQLHKLRIEHPDLRVEVVDAAGGVGGTWYWNRYPGARFDSESYSYAYFFSKELRDDWRWKERFSGQPEIEEYLNHVVDRFELRPYITLGFRVQSATWDETSRSWSVRTADGQERRTRFLVTAVGLLSAPQFPIAPGREEFRGIAHHTALWPAGGVDFTGKRVAVIGTGSSGVQITGAIADEVASLTVFQRTPNWCTPLNNTPMGDEEYADISSRLDEIHATLMGSFAGFVHQFQPVSAFDVSPEDRHRLYEQLWEQPGFAKLLGNYMEVLFSPEINAEFSAFLAGKISGLVTDPAKADKLIPKDHGYGVKRPPFEAGYYAAFNKPNVDVVSLTDSPIERFTPTGLIAGGTEHEFDIIVYATGFDAITGAFDRIDIRAGEGQSLREYWEYGPHTFLGMQSPGYPNLFFIAGPHSTGGNVPRAIEGQVDFLTGLLTRAVSHGHERVEVTPQAEVAWTEHVLKGVEGTVVAVGKDWAFGGNTPGKKLAYRHYGGGIITYSTRCAEVVAGDYAEFDFA from the coding sequence ATGAACGACCCCCAGCCATCCGCCGGCGCCGCCCTGGATCTCGACGTCCTGGTGATCGGCGCCGGTATCGCCGGCATCTACCAGCTGCACAAGCTGCGCATCGAACACCCCGACCTGAGGGTCGAGGTCGTCGACGCGGCCGGCGGTGTGGGCGGCACCTGGTACTGGAACCGTTACCCCGGCGCCCGTTTCGACTCGGAGAGCTACAGCTACGCGTACTTCTTCTCCAAGGAACTGCGCGACGACTGGCGGTGGAAGGAACGCTTCTCCGGACAGCCGGAGATCGAGGAATACCTCAACCACGTGGTCGACCGGTTCGAGCTGCGGCCGTACATCACCCTGGGCTTCCGGGTGCAGTCGGCGACCTGGGACGAGACCTCCCGGTCCTGGTCGGTGCGGACGGCGGACGGCCAGGAACGCCGCACCCGGTTCCTGGTGACCGCGGTCGGCCTGCTCTCCGCGCCGCAGTTCCCGATCGCCCCCGGTCGTGAGGAGTTCCGCGGGATCGCCCACCACACGGCGCTCTGGCCGGCCGGCGGTGTCGACTTCACCGGCAAGCGGGTCGCCGTCATCGGCACCGGTTCCAGCGGCGTGCAGATCACCGGCGCCATCGCCGACGAGGTCGCCTCGCTCACCGTCTTCCAACGCACCCCGAACTGGTGCACGCCGCTGAACAACACCCCGATGGGCGACGAGGAGTACGCGGACATCTCGTCCCGGCTCGACGAGATCCACGCGACCCTCATGGGCTCCTTCGCCGGGTTCGTGCACCAGTTCCAGCCGGTGTCGGCGTTCGACGTCAGCCCCGAGGACCGGCACCGGCTGTACGAGCAGCTCTGGGAGCAGCCGGGTTTCGCCAAGTTGCTCGGCAACTACATGGAGGTGCTGTTCTCCCCGGAGATCAACGCCGAGTTCAGTGCGTTCCTGGCTGGCAAGATCTCCGGACTCGTCACCGACCCCGCGAAGGCGGACAAGCTGATCCCGAAGGACCACGGGTACGGCGTGAAGCGGCCGCCGTTCGAGGCCGGCTACTACGCCGCGTTCAACAAGCCGAACGTCGACGTGGTCTCGCTGACCGACTCCCCGATCGAGCGCTTCACCCCGACCGGGCTCATCGCCGGCGGCACCGAGCACGAGTTCGACATCATCGTCTACGCCACCGGTTTCGACGCGATCACCGGTGCCTTCGACCGGATCGACATCCGGGCCGGCGAGGGGCAGTCGCTGCGCGAGTACTGGGAGTACGGCCCGCACACCTTCCTCGGCATGCAGAGCCCCGGATACCCGAACCTGTTCTTCATCGCCGGGCCGCACAGCACCGGCGGCAATGTGCCGCGGGCGATCGAGGGCCAGGTGGACTTCCTCACCGGACTGCTCACCCGGGCGGTCTCCCACGGGCACGAGCGGGTGGAGGTGACCCCGCAGGCCGAGGTGGCCTGGACCGAGCACGTGCTCAAGGGGGTCGAGGGCACCGTGGTGGCGGTCGGCAAGGACTGGGCGTTCGGCGGCAACACCCCCGGCAAGAAGCTGGCCTACCGGCACTACGGTGGAGGCATCATCACCTACTCCACCCGGTGCGCCGAGGTCGTCGCCGGCGACTACGCGGAGTTCGATTTCGCGTGA